GCGAGTTCGTGAAGAAGTCGCTCAACCATGCGGGTGTCTCCAAGGTGGAGATCGAGCGCGCGGCGAACAAGGTGAAGGTCAACGTGCACACCGCGCGCCCGGGCATCGTCATCGGCAAGCGCGGCGCGGGCATCGAGACGGTGAAGAAGGACCTCCAGCAGTTCACGAAGAACGAGGTCTTCCTCAACATCGTCGAGGTCCGCAAGGCCGAGACCGACGCGCAGCTGGTGGCCGAGAACATCGCCACCCAGCTCGAGCGCCGCATCGCCTTCCGCCGCGCCATGAAGAAGGCGCTGCAGACGGCGATGAAGTTCGGTGCCAAGGGCATCCGCGTGGCCTGCTCGGGCCGCCTCGGTGGCGCGGAGATGGCGCGCTACGAGTGGTACCGCGAGGGCCGGGTGCCCCTGCACACCCTGCGCTCGGACATCGACTACGGTTTCGCCGAGGCGAAGACCACCTACGGCAAGATCGGCTGCAAGGTGTGGATCTGCCGCGGCGACATCCTCCCCACCAAGGGTGGAGCGGGCGCCGCTCCGGCCGCCAACCGCTAACCCCCTCGTGGGCCGCTCCGTGAGGCGCGGCCCGCTCGGGATTGAAGGACACCGACGATGCTTCAGCCTGCTCGTACGAAGTTCCGCAAGATGCACAAGGGCCGCACGCCGGGTTTGGCGTACCGCGGCAGCGACCTCACCTACGGTGAGTACGGCCTCATGTCGCTCCAGCCGGGGTGGCTCACCTCCCGGCAGATCGAGGCGGCCCGTATCGCGATGACGCGCCACATCAAGCGTGGCGGCAAGATCTGGATCCGCGTGTTCCCGGACAAGCCGATCACCAAGAAGCCCGCCGAGACCCGTATGGGTACCGGTAAGGGTGGTGTGGAGTACTACGTGGCGGTGGTCAAGCCTGGCCGTATCCTCTATGAGATGGAGGGTATGACGCCCGAGGTGGCCACCAGCGCCCTGAAGTTGGCCCAGGCCAAGCTCCCGGTGCTGACGAAGATCGTCACCCGTAGCGAGCTGGCGCTCTAGTTCCGCCGCGGGCGGCCCCTTGGTGGTATGAGGGCCGCCCACTGGCTCTGAGGAGATTGGAAGATGGCGACTGCGAAAGAACTCAAGGAGCTCTCGGCGGACGACCTGAAGCAGCGCGCGGCCGAACTGCGCGACACGCTGTTCCAGGATCAGCTCAAGCGGG
Above is a window of Cystobacter fuscus DNA encoding:
- the rpsC gene encoding 30S ribosomal protein S3, with amino-acid sequence MGQKVHPIGFRLGVIKTWDSKWFEHKNYAQWLHEDIRIREFVKKSLNHAGVSKVEIERAANKVKVNVHTARPGIVIGKRGAGIETVKKDLQQFTKNEVFLNIVEVRKAETDAQLVAENIATQLERRIAFRRAMKKALQTAMKFGAKGIRVACSGRLGGAEMARYEWYREGRVPLHTLRSDIDYGFAEAKTTYGKIGCKVWICRGDILPTKGGAGAAPAANR
- the rplP gene encoding 50S ribosomal protein L16, with amino-acid sequence MLQPARTKFRKMHKGRTPGLAYRGSDLTYGEYGLMSLQPGWLTSRQIEAARIAMTRHIKRGGKIWIRVFPDKPITKKPAETRMGTGKGGVEYYVAVVKPGRILYEMEGMTPEVATSALKLAQAKLPVLTKIVTRSELAL